The genomic window TTTGGGATTCGCTCACTATCGCTAGCTTGCTGCCCTCTGTATGCGCCATTGTAGCACGTGTGTAGCCCTACTCGTAAGGGCCATGATGACTTGACGTCGTCCCCACCTTCCTCCGGTTTATCACCGGCAGTCTCCCTGGAGTTCCCGACATTACTCGCTGGCAAACAAGGATAAGGGTTGCGCTCGTTGCGGGACTTAACCCAACATTTCACAACACGAGCTGACGACAGCCATGCAGCACCTGTCTCAGAGCTCCCGAAGGCACACCTGTGTCTCCACTGGCTTCTCTGGATGTCAAGAGTAGGTAAGGTTCTTCGCGTTGCATCGAATTAAACCACATGCTCCACCGCTTGTGCGGGCCCCCGTCAATTCATTTGAGTTTTAATCTTGCGACCGTACTCCCCAGGCGGTCTACTTAACGCGTTAGCTCCGAAAGCCACGGCTCAAGGCCACAACCTCCAAGTAGACATCGTTTACGGCGTGGACTACCAGGGTATCTAATCCTGTTTGCTCCCCACGCTTTCGCATCTGAGTGTCAGTATCTGTCCAGGGGGCCGCCTTCGCCACTGGTATTCCTTCAGATCTCTACGCATTTCACCGCTACACCTGAAATTCTACCCCCCTCTACAGTACTCTAGTTCACCAGTTTCAAATGCAGTTCCGAGGTTGAGCCCCGGGCTTTCACATCTGACTTAATGAACCACCTGCATGCGCTTTACGCCCAGTAATTCCGATTAACGCTCGCACCCTCCGTATTACCGCGGCTGCTGGCACGGAGTTAGCCGGTGCTTCTTCTGTTGCTAACGTCAAGAGATAGCGCTATTAACACTACCCCCTTCCTCACAACTGAAAGTACTTTACAACCCGAAGGCCTTCTTCATACACGCGGCATGGCTGCATCAGGCTTGCGCCCATTGTGCAATATTCCCCACTGCTGCCTCCCGTAGGAGTCTGGACCGTGTCTCAGTTCCAGTGTGGCTGATCATCCTCTCAGACCAGCTAGGGATCGTCGCCTTGGTGAGCCATTACCTCACCAACTAGCTAATCCCACCTAGGCATATCTTGACGCGAGAGGCCCGAAGGTCCCCCTCTTTGGCCCGTAGGCATTATGCGGTATTAGCCATCGTTTCCAATGGTTATCCCCCACATCAAGGCAATTTCCTAGGCATTACTCACCCGTCCGCCGCTCGACGCCCATTAACGCACCCGAAGGATTGTTAGTGTCGTTTCCGCTCGACTTGCATGTGTTAGGCCTGCCGCCAGCGTTCAATCTGAGCCATGATCAAACTCTTCAATTTAAGATTTTGTCGACTCAACGAATACTGACTTCAAAACTACAAAAAGTAATTCTAAAGCTATTACCACTCCAACAGAATGGTAATGAATTGACTGTGCCGAATAACTACAAGTAGTTAAACGTATTGGTCACTCAGTTCATTGAAATCAAGTTTGATTCCGAAGAATCTGTTTTATCTAACGATAAAACGTTTTGATATTCATCAACGAGTGCCCACACAGATTGATAGGTTTAAATTGTTAAAGAGCTTTCCTTTTTGAGCTTCGCTCAAATCGGACGGCCATTTTAGCGATTTAAGTTTTAGTGTCAACCACTATTCTCAAAACTTTTTTCAAGCGCTTAGCTTGGCTAATTTGACCCGTTGAATCGTTTGGGTTTCTTACGAAGCCTTCCCGTTTCAACGAGGTCGCATTATAGAGATTTCGATCACACTGGCAAGCCCTTTTTGAAGTTTTTCTTACTTTTTTGATTGTTCGAGCGTTTTTTGTTCAAAACGCTCCATTTTCACTAGTAATCCCCCTAACTAAGGGCTTAAGGTGCCTATATAAAGGAGGATTTATGAGTTCAATACGCAGTTATAAAGGAATATCCCCTCAGATTGGACAGGGTGTCTATATAGATACAAGTTCGGTCCTGGTTGGTGATATCAAAATCGGTGACGACTCTAGCGTGTGGCCTTTGGTTGCAGCTCGAGGAGATGTGAACCACATTCATATTGGAGAGAGAACGAATATCCAAGATGGCAGTGTTTTGCACGTTACCCATAAGAATGCAGAAAGCCCTGGGGGTTATCCTTTATTAATAGGTAATGATGTCACTATCGGACATAAAGTCATGCTGCATGGCTGTACGATTGAAGATCGTGTACTCGTTGGCATGGGAGCTATCGTGTTGGATGGCGTGGTTATCAAACAAGAAGTGATGATTGGTGCTGGTAGCTTGGTGCCGCCTAACAAGGTACTTGAAAGCGGTTATCTCTATGTAGGGAGCCCGGTCAAACAAGCACGCCCATTAAATGATAAAGAGCGTGCCTTTTTACAGAAGTCTGCTGACAACTATGTGCAGAATAAAAACGACTACCTAGATTCGGTGCTTCCAGTTTAAAGTACTTTGATCTGAATCCGATTAGAGGAGTCATACTCCTCTTCTTCTATTAACTCTTCCGCTAACTCTTCAATATCGAAA from Vibrio artabrorum includes these protein-coding regions:
- a CDS encoding gamma carbonic anhydrase family protein, producing MSSIRSYKGISPQIGQGVYIDTSSVLVGDIKIGDDSSVWPLVAARGDVNHIHIGERTNIQDGSVLHVTHKNAESPGGYPLLIGNDVTIGHKVMLHGCTIEDRVLVGMGAIVLDGVVIKQEVMIGAGSLVPPNKVLESGYLYVGSPVKQARPLNDKERAFLQKSADNYVQNKNDYLDSVLPV